The sequence below is a genomic window from Bactrocera neohumeralis isolate Rockhampton chromosome 4, APGP_CSIRO_Bneo_wtdbg2-racon-allhic-juicebox.fasta_v2, whole genome shotgun sequence.
attattataaaacgGGTTTGTAAAGGATGTTATTTTATCTTGGCCTAATATCTCATTTCAGCAACGATTAAGCCAATCTActagaaataataatttgaatgaCAATTATTTTGTAGAAACACACTAATGAAGTGCAGTAAATCTTGCGAAAAAGTAACAAGGATCCTTTAATAATTAATGCTGCAACGTTTACTTCGCATGTcgaaacataaatttaaaattctgtagAAATCCGCCTCCGTTCCGGTTACTCAggcccgactgtcgtgggaacggtacgttaatttaattaaagtgaACGGTATTCATTGCGCTGATGAGGGGCTTGTTATAGGTTTTTCGATTTTGGGCGAATCAGAGATTTAATCCTGTATAATGATGTTGAGACGGCTTAAGAcattctatatataaaatattaatatttatttaaaataaacctTACGTTTATATGGTGTTTTTAgttctaaataaatttataaatacatatatgaatccaaataaccgaaaaataaggcgtgcatattttttaataacataaaatgtatttatacttATCATAAATTATAGGTTAGCTCGATAGGCATCTATCAAAGgtacaaataataattagtttTGCTTCCTTTTTCTTCGAAccttgcatatatttttacataattacatatcaatttatttgtacaaaaatatagTAAGGACTTACAtagttcaaaataaatataccgTTACTATGAACAGTAAAAGCAACCATGCTCTGCAAAATCAGCTGTTTCGATCGAAAAgtcaaataacaacaataacattcaCAAATACTTGTGGGTCGAAAAGTAAGTAATATTgacaaatttttctgaaaatataaaatgggCAAAATTAGAGTATCAATTCCaattaagtaataatttatgtaaaaacagCGCTTTGTATTCGTGTGTACGCTAATATACatcaactttttattatttattctagaaaaatatttgaattcacCACTGGAAACGCACATTAAGTTATAATGGTTTTTTCTCGCCTTATACGGCCATTATTGCTAACCCGTGGTGCCTTTGGTCGATCTCTGGAAGAACGAACCAAATTAGCATATATGACACAAGGTACTCATTTTCGCAGTGGTGCATTGAAGCCTAAACCTCAACAAACACCTTTTGGTATTGTGTTTGTTTTCTGCGCCGTGCTGCCCGGTCTCTTTCTTGGTGCTGCTATAAGCAAGAGTGTGGCAAACTTCTTGGAAGAAAATGACCTTTTCGTACCATCTGAGGATGACGACGATGATGACGATGACTAAAACAAGTTAAACGTCCGGCAGGCAGGAAAGCcacaaagtgaaaatataatcATTATTTAGTAGCAAACTAGCCTTTAATTTTCCTTTAATAATGTTTCTAGTTAACATTTTcgtttagtttaatatttattaaagcatatttaaactaataagtcaaatgtatttaatttaaagagTTTGTGccaatataatttataaacgcCACTGCAACTACCCGTTGTTATAGCAAACGCTCCTCCCCTCCCAAAGTAAGATACAGGAAGTTCGAGTGggtaaaaatcataaaatactATAATACTTTTTGCTTAACTGGGTTTGAAATGCAAAcccttttttgtttaaattatatagtttataaatcaaaatagtTAAACGCTTTATTCACAATTAAACGTTTAagacaatttattaaattgatcTTGAAAGAAATACCTAATTATCATAAATTGACGAAGACACAAATCTTCTTTTTATTACATCGGAAATGTCACAATTTAACTTAACGagattataaaattattcaatctGCGTAAAGTTGCAgatcaaaatatatgtaatgcAATAAATGCAAGATAAAAAAAACTTGATGATATACTAAAAGGAAGCGCGTTGAGTAATTTCCGTGACTAGATGCACGCACACATAATCATTAACTAACTAAACTAAAATGATAGAATTACAACATTAATGCAACATCATAAGGATCGCTAACAATAGGAATACATTTATcttttcaaacacttttttataactgtacatacatttatctaTGTAATGTTACGGCCACGCAAAAAGTTTGCTACAAGCAAAAGCAGAAACGAACTAGTTATATAAATGCTGCCAGGTAGCGAACGGCGTATTGGAAGATTGGGATCACTGTCACGTTGCGCAAAAAGTTCCAAGTCCTCCTCATAAGTAGCAAAGTTATTCCAATTTAAGCATTTTCGTACCGCATAATTCCATCGTTTATACAGTTGTTCTCGCCCTAAATCAAATTAACTGgttgtttaatttattaatattgagAAATTCACTTACGGTTGGCGGTGGTTGTTGGAGTAAATGCATCCACGGGTGGCGGATACATCACTTCTGCCTGTAGCAAAGATACTACATTCATTGTTATGCCAGCACATATCATTGCTCCTAAACATGCAGGTGATGTCGTTTGAGGCCTTTCCAGCAGACAACCAACAATGTCCGCAATGAATTGCACGAAAGCGTTGTTCTCTGCATAGTCGCCACAAAATATAATTCGATCTTTGTGGCTTTTTCGATTCCATGTTGGTGTGTCACGTTTAAATGCATCAATTACTTCGTGAATTTGGAAACCAGTTGCTTCATAAGCAGCTTGCGTGACATTTTCTGCTGTGGTTTGACTAGTTAAACCTAGTAGGACgctgtgaaataaaaaagatgtGGGTAACAACGCATAATCTAAAGGCTTTAAAAGCTTACCCTCGCGCATCATAACGCCAATATGGCGCGTATAATCCATGAAAAGCAGGCACAAATGTTATCTCTGAACGCTTTGCTGCTAATCCACAATCGACATTTAAGATACCTGTTTTGGGGGGAAATTATTGGGAGAATGTTTTCTGTGTCTCCGTCAATAACGTACCTGATGAACAAGAAGATGAAATCATTGAACTTTCTCCAAGAAATGTGCTGAGGACTTCAACAGCATTATCATTAGAATTTATTTCAGTACATATACGTAATCCTTGCTTTAGCCAACTGACCGTAGCCCCGGCATTAGAAATAGCACCTTCCAAGGAATAGTAAGCAGGAACTTTTGGGCCTAATTTATATGCAACTACCGACAGTAATCCATTAAAAGAATCTATTAACTCTTCCCCCGTGTTTAGCAGCACGAAGCAACTGTCATCaattatacaaacattttgACCAACTTTTGTTTGTAACTGACCTAATAGGGCAGCAGACTGTTCGCCAATGCACTGTAAAATTAAACTGAAAGTTGATGCaactttaaaacattaaaaagtattattacaTACCGCTGCTATCGGAAGTCCGTTTAGTGAACCTCCTATTACGTAACCATATAATTCAGAATTTGAACGAATTCGCGGCAGTATTTCCATGGGAATACGAAAAAATTGGCATATCTTAGCATCCCATTGGAGAGTATGAACGTTCATCAGACTTGTATAACCTGCATTGGTAACATCAGTCATATGCACTCCACTTATGTTTGATCCAGTAAGgttctatataaaaaatataaagcataATATTTTGCGTAAATTTATTGCGATAGTACAAATATACCCATAGAATCCAAGAATCAAGTGTGCCAAACAGGCACGTGCCCACTTCTATTGCTTCTGATACAGATGTTATATTTTCCTGAAGCCATCTGATTTTAAGCGCGCTAAAGCATGTACTTAATGGTAGCCCTGTTTTGTGTCGCAAGTAATCTACATCGTAATTTACATTGCCAAGAACCGTCTTTAAAAGAGAGGATGTACGGCAGTCGCTCCAACCTAATTATAAAATGTCTAAGTGtctttataatatgtatgtaaagtgaTTTTTACCAACAGCATTATACAAAGGAGTTCCCGTCTCTTTGTCCCATAACAGTGTTGTTCCACGCTGATTGCAAATACTTATTGCTACTAAATCATACGGATTGATTTCCAAAATAATAAGATTTTTGTACGCAGtctgcacaaaaaaaaaaactaatattacTGAAAGAATATATAATAGAAATGTGTGTTAACTATTATACTTCGATGCATTCTTGAGTACTCTTCCATATTTCCATAGGATCGTACTCCAACCAACCAGCATTGTGCACAATTTGCCGTAATTTCAATTCATGAAATGTTAAAACTTCCGCATTTTTGGTTGAGTAAATCTGAAATTATTTATGGaaataagttaatatttttgttgcaatgtatgtatgtttctgtttaaatttttaatcatacAAGGAATCGGCAATGTGTACTGCTCACATAGACCACACCAATTAATGGACCAAAGTTCCCAAAACTGGGACTGCCCATGACATTAAGTAAGTGAGCTGAAATACGTATGCAGCCGTTCTTAATTTGAAAAGGGTATCCACTTTAACGCAAAAATAAATGGTTAATTGATTTGTTTTATCAACAGACATTCACGCCGtactttgtttttgcaaaaacgatTGCATAAAAATAAACGTGATTGAATACAATTGTCGTTCTAACAAACATCTCTGACGTGCTTGACAAGGGCCCCGGTACaatcaattttcaaaatcaagtgTCTAATTGGGAGTATCGTCGCTCAAACGATACAGATCAACCATTTTAAACCAACCTGGActcttttttacataaat
It includes:
- the LOC126754808 gene encoding glycerol kinase isoform X2 encodes the protein MEEYSRMHRSIITAYKNLIILEINPYDLVAISICNQRGTTLLWDKETGTPLYNAVGWSDCRTSSLLKTVLGNVNYDVDYLRHKTGLPLSTCFSALKIRWLQENITSVSEAIEVGTCLFGTLDSWILWNLTGSNISGVHMTDVTNAGYTSLMNVHTLQWDAKICQFFRIPMEILPRIRSNSELYGYVIGGSLNGLPIAACIGEQSAALLGQLQTKVGQNVCIIDDSCFVLLNTGEELIDSFNGLLSVVAYKLGPKVPAYYSLEGAISNAGATVSWLKQGLRICTEINSNDNAVEVLSTFLGESSMISSSCSSGILNVDCGLAAKRSEITFVPAFHGLYAPYWRYDARGVLLGLTSQTTAENVTQAAYEATGFQIHEVIDAFKRDTPTWNRKSHKDRIIFCGDYAENNAFVQFIADIVGCLLERPQTTSPACLGAMICAGITMNVVSLLQAEVMYPPPVDAFTPTTTANRREQLYKRWNYAVRKCLNWNNFATYEEDLELFAQRDSDPNLPIRRSLPGSIYITSSFLLLLVANFLRGRNIT
- the LOC126754808 gene encoding glycerol kinase isoform X1, with product MGSPSFGNFGPLIGVVYVSSTHCRFLIYSTKNAEVLTFHELKLRQIVHNAGWLEYDPMEIWKSTQECIETAYKNLIILEINPYDLVAISICNQRGTTLLWDKETGTPLYNAVGWSDCRTSSLLKTVLGNVNYDVDYLRHKTGLPLSTCFSALKIRWLQENITSVSEAIEVGTCLFGTLDSWILWNLTGSNISGVHMTDVTNAGYTSLMNVHTLQWDAKICQFFRIPMEILPRIRSNSELYGYVIGGSLNGLPIAACIGEQSAALLGQLQTKVGQNVCIIDDSCFVLLNTGEELIDSFNGLLSVVAYKLGPKVPAYYSLEGAISNAGATVSWLKQGLRICTEINSNDNAVEVLSTFLGESSMISSSCSSGILNVDCGLAAKRSEITFVPAFHGLYAPYWRYDARGVLLGLTSQTTAENVTQAAYEATGFQIHEVIDAFKRDTPTWNRKSHKDRIIFCGDYAENNAFVQFIADIVGCLLERPQTTSPACLGAMICAGITMNVVSLLQAEVMYPPPVDAFTPTTTANRREQLYKRWNYAVRKCLNWNNFATYEEDLELFAQRDSDPNLPIRRSLPGSIYITSSFLLLLVANFLRGRNIT
- the LOC126754825 gene encoding essential MCU regulator, mitochondrial, coding for MVFSRLIRPLLLTRGAFGRSLEERTKLAYMTQGTHFRSGALKPKPQQTPFGIVFVFCAVLPGLFLGAAISKSVANFLEENDLFVPSEDDDDDDDD